The Zingiber officinale cultivar Zhangliang chromosome 9A, Zo_v1.1, whole genome shotgun sequence genome window below encodes:
- the LOC122021856 gene encoding uncharacterized protein LOC122021856 produces the protein MTLPFLLPASGSSSHGTVNQGTTSPSGSAIRSFASGVRIEGLVSSSKGGGGPAYMGQVFSMLNPSGNDLKAVTTRFDKKVLVQKLVACGYVLYSGYILGTIEKVLVNKFCTS, from the exons ATGACCTTGCCCTTTCTCCTCCCGGCTTCCGGATCTTCTTCTCACGGAACCGTGAACCAGGGGACAACGTCGCCGTCGGGCTCGGCTATTAGGAGCTTTGCTTCCGGGGTGAGGATTGAGGGGTTGGTGTCGAGCTCTAAGGGTGGAGGCGGGCCGGCTTACATGGGACAGGTCTTTAGCATGCTTAATCCCTCCGGCAATGACCTCAAGGCAGTCACCACTCGGTTCGACAAAAAG GTTTTGGTGCAAAAGCTGGTGGCTTGTGGATATGTATTATATTCGGGATATATACTGGGAACAATTGAGAAAGTTCTTGTCAACAAATTTTGTACCAGCTAA